From the Fibrobacter sp. UWB11 genome, one window contains:
- the rfbC gene encoding dTDP-4-dehydrorhamnose 3,5-epimerase, protein MGKFNFIDTKIEGVKIIEPTVFGDARGYFMETYSRRDFAEGGIDVDFVQDNESRSKKGVLRGLHFQKQNPQGKLVRVIEGEVFDVAVDLRKNSKTFGKWVGVTLSAENKKQFYIPEGFAHGFVVLSETASFVYKCTRFYAPGDEGGLMWNDPEIGIKWPVGDGFEPLLSEKDTKNPCLKDLGFAFDL, encoded by the coding sequence ATGGGAAAGTTTAACTTTATAGATACAAAAATCGAAGGTGTGAAAATCATTGAACCGACCGTGTTCGGCGATGCCCGCGGTTATTTTATGGAAACCTACAGCCGCCGCGACTTTGCCGAAGGTGGCATTGATGTCGATTTCGTGCAAGATAATGAATCTCGCAGCAAGAAGGGCGTGCTTCGCGGTCTCCATTTCCAAAAGCAGAATCCGCAGGGCAAGCTTGTCCGCGTCATCGAAGGCGAAGTCTTTGATGTGGCCGTCGACCTCCGCAAGAACAGCAAGACGTTCGGCAAATGGGTGGGCGTTACGCTCTCTGCCGAAAACAAGAAGCAATTCTACATTCCCGAAGGCTTTGCTCACGGCTTTGTAGTGCTTTCCGAAACGGCATCGTTTGTTTACAAGTGCACGCGTTTCTACGCCCCGGGCGACGAAGGTGGCCTGATGTGGAACGATCCGGAAATTGGCATCAAGTGGCCGGTGGGAGACGGTTTTGAACCGCTCCTCTCCGAAAAGGATACCAAGAACCCGTGCCTCAAGGATCTTGGCTTCGCTTTTGATTTATAG
- a CDS encoding polysaccharide biosynthesis/export family protein, translated as MNKIGIALCGVAGVILSGCFAAPQMRMDIPTDSTTYNGITFKLHSIDEGDMGEPVQVAPNPYEGKLEDLLVDSLPDLEYRIGPLDMVQVVVWEHPELTSPMGQYQPAGQKVTTDGKLFYPYAGEIQVAGLTAQELRAEITKRLSDKILNDPQVDVRVTGYHSRKAFVSGAVNRPGVVRFDENPMTISDMIANVGGFSELADPSFVQLRRGEKIYNIDYVRAFKDNIAIDRILVKPGDQLFVPLRSQMERDRKVYVLGEVNRTGIVRMDSYLSLAEALASAGGVNAINASPKDVYVIRNTSQEKIDIYQLDAKNALALAMADRFELNPRDIVYVDASGIATWNRLLSLILPTMNAVYTGTNIVQNIQEINNAGWKTPSQKKASSK; from the coding sequence ATGAATAAAATTGGTATTGCTCTTTGTGGTGTAGCCGGAGTTATCTTGAGCGGTTGCTTTGCTGCTCCTCAGATGCGAATGGACATTCCCACAGACTCCACGACCTATAATGGAATTACGTTCAAACTACATTCCATTGACGAAGGTGACATGGGTGAACCGGTGCAGGTCGCCCCGAATCCGTACGAAGGCAAATTGGAAGATTTGCTGGTGGATTCCCTTCCTGACTTGGAATACAGGATTGGACCTTTGGATATGGTTCAGGTGGTTGTCTGGGAACATCCGGAACTGACTTCCCCGATGGGTCAATACCAGCCGGCCGGCCAAAAGGTGACGACCGATGGCAAGCTTTTCTACCCGTATGCCGGTGAAATTCAGGTTGCTGGTCTTACCGCTCAGGAACTTCGCGCCGAAATTACAAAACGCCTTTCGGACAAGATTCTTAACGATCCTCAGGTGGATGTTCGCGTGACTGGTTACCACAGCCGTAAGGCTTTTGTTTCTGGTGCCGTCAATAGACCGGGTGTTGTAAGGTTTGATGAAAACCCGATGACGATTTCTGATATGATTGCAAATGTGGGCGGCTTTAGTGAATTGGCCGATCCTTCGTTTGTTCAGCTTCGTCGTGGCGAAAAAATCTATAACATCGACTATGTCCGTGCATTCAAGGATAATATTGCCATTGACCGTATTCTCGTGAAGCCGGGTGACCAACTCTTTGTCCCGTTAAGAAGCCAAATGGAACGTGACAGAAAGGTGTACGTCCTTGGTGAAGTGAACAGAACCGGCATTGTCCGCATGGATAGCTATTTGTCCTTGGCTGAAGCTCTTGCTTCTGCCGGTGGTGTGAATGCCATCAATGCTTCGCCGAAAGATGTTTATGTTATAAGAAACACGTCCCAAGAAAAGATTGATATCTATCAGTTGGATGCAAAGAATGCTTTGGCTTTAGCAATGGCCGACCGCTTCGAATTGAATCCGCGTGATATCGTTTATGTCGATGCTTCTGGTATTGCAACTTGGAACCGTCTTCTTAGCTTGATCTTGCCGACGATGAATGCTGTTTACACTGGTACGAATATCGTTCAGAATATCCAGGAAATTAATAACGCTGGTTGGAAGACTCCTTCTCAAAAGAAAGCCAGCTCTAAATAA
- a CDS encoding low molecular weight protein-tyrosine-phosphatase, translated as MKNILVVCTGNICRSPTGEYLLKKELGPDFNVMSAGLGALVDNPAHEISQKIALQHGIDMSAHKARQINLDILKWADLILVMENGHKRELLHKYPWLEGKVFRYGESRQVDIPDPYRRPENAYVMAWNFISKLTPYWVEKIRQSEAAK; from the coding sequence ATGAAAAACATTCTTGTCGTTTGTACAGGGAATATCTGCCGCAGCCCAACAGGGGAGTACCTTTTAAAAAAAGAACTCGGACCGGACTTCAATGTAATGAGTGCGGGCCTTGGTGCTTTGGTGGATAATCCTGCTCACGAAATTTCCCAGAAGATAGCCTTGCAGCATGGCATTGACATGAGCGCTCACAAGGCACGTCAAATCAATTTGGACATTCTTAAATGGGCCGATTTGATTTTGGTAATGGAAAATGGGCATAAAAGGGAACTTTTGCACAAATACCCGTGGCTCGAAGGTAAGGTGTTTCGCTATGGTGAATCCCGCCAGGTCGATATTCCTGACCCGTACAGAAGACCGGAAAATGCGTATGTCATGGCCTGGAATTTTATTTCCAAACTGACTCCGTATTGGGTTGAAAAAATTAGGCAGAGTGAAGCCGCAAAATAA
- a CDS encoding mannose-1-phosphate guanylyltransferase/mannose-6-phosphate isomerase → MINLILCGGSGTRLWPISRSLMPKQFARLFDGASLFQRTVKTNSRICEAQYIVSNADQYFLAKDQLEEVGADKARFLLEPVGRNTAPAIALACLGLNPDDIVLVSPSDHVIRKADAYEDCLRKAEEFAKKGFLVTFGITPTGPETGYGYIEANGEDVKRFVEKPDLETAKKYVASGRFFWNSGIFCFKASTFLSELEVYSPDILSAAKVAFANAKKENKDSLIRVDHEDMMNIPSNSIDYAVMEKSSKVKVVPSDIGWSDLGAFDSLYGEFDHDENGNNINAKHLGIGSKNSLVLGGQRQICTIDLDNMLIVDTPDALLVAPLASSQKVKKVVDELKARGSDLPTVPQTVNRPWGTYSVLESTDRYKMKRIVVRPGERLSLQKHLHRSEHWVVVSGTATVTVGDKVFYVRPNESTYIPSGTVHRLQNEGKLPLVIVEVQVGEYTGEDDIIRVQDDYKRS, encoded by the coding sequence ATGATTAACTTGATTTTGTGTGGTGGTAGCGGAACGCGTCTTTGGCCGATTAGCCGCTCCCTTATGCCGAAACAGTTTGCACGTCTTTTTGACGGTGCATCCTTGTTCCAGCGTACTGTAAAAACCAATTCTCGCATTTGTGAAGCTCAATACATTGTTAGCAATGCGGATCAGTATTTCTTGGCTAAGGACCAGCTCGAGGAAGTCGGCGCTGACAAGGCACGCTTCCTCCTGGAACCGGTGGGTCGCAATACGGCTCCGGCAATTGCTCTTGCCTGCCTCGGCTTGAATCCGGACGATATCGTTCTCGTGTCTCCTTCGGATCACGTGATTCGCAAGGCTGACGCCTACGAAGATTGTTTGCGCAAGGCCGAAGAATTTGCTAAGAAAGGTTTCTTGGTGACGTTTGGCATTACGCCGACGGGCCCGGAAACTGGCTACGGCTACATTGAAGCGAATGGCGAAGATGTCAAGCGCTTTGTTGAAAAGCCGGATTTGGAAACTGCAAAGAAGTATGTCGCTTCTGGAAGATTCTTCTGGAACAGCGGTATCTTCTGCTTCAAGGCTTCTACGTTCTTGAGCGAACTTGAAGTTTATTCTCCGGATATCTTGAGCGCCGCTAAGGTAGCCTTTGCAAATGCCAAGAAAGAAAATAAGGACTCGCTTATTCGTGTCGATCATGAAGACATGATGAACATTCCTTCGAATTCGATTGACTACGCTGTGATGGAAAAATCTTCGAAGGTGAAGGTCGTGCCGAGCGATATCGGCTGGTCTGATCTTGGTGCATTCGATTCTCTCTATGGTGAATTCGATCACGATGAAAACGGCAACAACATAAACGCAAAGCACTTGGGCATTGGTTCCAAGAACTCGCTCGTGCTTGGCGGTCAGCGTCAGATTTGCACAATCGATTTGGATAACATGTTGATTGTCGATACGCCGGATGCACTCTTGGTCGCTCCGCTTGCAAGCAGCCAGAAGGTAAAGAAAGTTGTTGACGAACTCAAGGCTCGCGGCTCTGACTTGCCGACTGTGCCGCAGACGGTCAATCGTCCGTGGGGTACTTACTCCGTGCTCGAATCGACAGACCGCTACAAGATGAAGCGCATTGTCGTGCGTCCGGGCGAACGCCTCTCGTTGCAGAAGCATTTGCACCGTTCTGAACATTGGGTCGTTGTGAGCGGTACCGCTACAGTGACTGTTGGCGACAAGGTGTTCTATGTGCGTCCGAATGAATCGACATACATCCCGTCGGGAACGGTTCATCGTTTGCAGAACGAAGGCAAGCTTCCGCTCGTGATTGTTGAAGTCCAGGTCGGCGAATACACCGGCGAAGACGACATCATCCGCGTGCAGGACGACTACAAGCGCTCTTAA
- the pheS gene encoding phenylalanine--tRNA ligase subunit alpha: MSEAINNVKQAFDAELAQTDLTNQEAVNNLRVKYLGKKGAVTDLMKQMGSLSAEERPAYGKLVNELKVAVSEAIDKAIETANEAALQKKLASGAVDITLPGAGIAAGSTHPLYDVREEIIDFFAQMGFDVDFGRDIETDWYNFEALNTPPDHPSRDMQDTFYVDNKVMLRTHTSGTQIHYMETHKPPFRMIAPGHVFRVDNDATHAPMFQQCEGLVVDENISFADLKGVLQVFMNKLFGAGVKTRFRPSFFPFTEPSAEMDVSCVFCGGKGCRRCKGTGWMEIGGCGSVDPNVFKNCGIDSEKFTGFAFGFGLDRIAMLRHEIPEIGLLTANDQRFLSQF; encoded by the coding sequence ATGAGTGAAGCTATTAACAATGTCAAGCAGGCCTTTGATGCAGAACTTGCACAAACGGACCTCACCAATCAAGAAGCGGTCAACAATCTCCGCGTAAAGTACCTCGGCAAGAAGGGCGCCGTCACCGACCTCATGAAGCAGATGGGTTCGCTCAGCGCCGAAGAACGCCCTGCTTACGGCAAGCTCGTGAACGAACTGAAGGTTGCTGTTTCCGAAGCAATCGACAAGGCTATCGAAACGGCAAACGAAGCCGCTCTCCAGAAGAAACTCGCCAGCGGCGCTGTCGATATCACGCTCCCGGGCGCAGGTATCGCCGCCGGTTCTACGCACCCGCTGTACGACGTCCGCGAAGAAATCATCGACTTCTTTGCGCAGATGGGTTTTGATGTGGACTTCGGTCGCGACATCGAAACGGATTGGTACAACTTTGAAGCGCTCAACACTCCGCCTGACCATCCGAGCCGCGACATGCAGGACACATTCTACGTCGACAACAAGGTCATGCTCCGCACGCACACGTCGGGCACCCAGATTCACTACATGGAAACGCACAAGCCGCCTTTCCGCATGATTGCTCCGGGCCACGTGTTCCGCGTCGATAACGATGCGACCCACGCTCCGATGTTCCAGCAGTGCGAAGGTCTTGTCGTTGACGAAAACATTAGCTTCGCCGACCTCAAGGGCGTGCTCCAGGTGTTCATGAACAAACTCTTTGGCGCAGGCGTCAAGACTCGCTTCCGTCCGAGCTTCTTCCCGTTCACGGAACCGTCTGCAGAAATGGACGTGAGCTGCGTGTTCTGCGGTGGCAAGGGTTGCCGTCGTTGCAAGGGCACGGGCTGGATGGAAATCGGTGGTTGCGGCTCTGTGGACCCGAACGTGTTCAAAAACTGCGGCATTGATTCCGAAAAGTTCACAGGCTTTGCATTCGGTTTCGGTCTTGACCGTATCGCCATGCTCCGCCATGAGATTCCGGAAATCGGACTTTTGACAGCCAACGATCAGAGATTCCTGAGCCAATTCTAA